A stretch of the Acidobacteriota bacterium genome encodes the following:
- the coaD gene encoding pantetheine-phosphate adenylyltransferase yields the protein MKKVIAIYPGTFDPLTNGHLDLIQRGSKVFDELIVGILRNPEKDPLFTLGERKEVLLRMTKGFANVRIDTFDGLLVDYARSKGARAVLRGIRAISDYEYELQMALMNRKLDPQIETVFMMPAEAYSYLSSRLVKEIYRLGGSIRGLVPELVEQRLQQKIKPVRGRK from the coding sequence TTGAAGAAGGTCATCGCCATCTATCCTGGGACGTTCGACCCGCTGACCAACGGGCATCTCGACCTCATCCAGCGTGGCAGCAAGGTCTTCGACGAGCTCATCGTCGGTATCCTCCGTAACCCCGAGAAGGATCCGCTCTTCACCCTCGGCGAGCGCAAAGAAGTCCTGCTGCGCATGACCAAGGGCTTCGCCAACGTCCGCATCGATACCTTCGACGGACTCCTGGTGGACTACGCTCGCTCGAAAGGCGCGCGTGCCGTCTTGCGCGGCATCCGCGCCATCAGCGACTACGAGTACGAGCTGCAGATGGCGCTGATGAACCGCAAACTCGATCCGCAGATCGAGACCGTATTCATGATGCCTGCCGAGGCCTACTCCTACCTCAGCTCGCGCCTCGTCAAAGAGATCTACCGGCTCGGCGGGTCCATCCGCGGACTGGTGCCGGAACTGGTGGAGCAACGCCTGCAGCAAAAGATCAAGCCCGTGAGGGGACGGAAATGA